The proteins below are encoded in one region of Mangifera indica cultivar Alphonso chromosome 7, CATAS_Mindica_2.1, whole genome shotgun sequence:
- the LOC123221130 gene encoding leucine--tRNA ligase, cytoplasmic-like: MATDSGKSFARRDRLLEIEAKARTWWEESDVFKAEAGEKPPEQGEKFFGNFPFPYMNGYLHLGHAFSLSKLEFAAAYHRLRGANVLLPFGFHCTGMPIKASADKLAREIKMFGEPPVFHKEVEEEEEERPAPEDTSGAPPDKFKGKKSKAAAKSGGQVFQWEIMRSFGLSDSEISEFQNPEKWLKFFPPLAKEDLRSFGLGCDWRRSFVTTEINPFFDSFVKWQMRKLKAMGKIIKDVRYTIYSPLDDQPCADHDRSTGEGVQPQDYTLIKMEVLPPFSSKLKSLTDKNKKVFLVAATLRPETMYGQTNAWVLPDGKYGAYEINDTDVFILTERAALNLAYQNFSKIPKKTSCLLELTGSDLIGLPLKSPLSVNEVIYALPMLTILTDKGTGIVTSVPSDAPDDYMALHDLKAKPALRAKFGVKEEWIYDIVPIINIPEFGDKSAEKVCLDLKIKSQNEKDKLAEAKRLTYLRGFTEGTMLVGEYAGRKVQEAKPLLRSMLIETGQAIMYSEPEKRVMSRSGDECVVALTDQWYITYGEEEWKKLTEQCLSNMNLYSDETRHGFEHTLSWLNQWACSRSFGLGTRIPWDSEFLVESLSDSTIYMAYYTVAHLLHEGDMYGKTTGLIEPGQMTDEVWEFIFCDGPYPKSSSIPSPILNKMKQEFEYWYPFDLRVSGKDLIQNHLTFCIYNHTAIMSKKHWPRGFRCNGHIMLNSEKMSKSTGNFRTLKQAIEEFSADATRFSLADAGDGVDDANFVFDTANTGILRLTKEITWMEEVLCAETSLRTGLASTYADRVFENEINIAVKMTEQNYANYMFREALKTGFYDLQAARDEYRFSCGAGGMNRDLVWRFMDVQTRLITPICPHYAEYVWRELLKKDGLAVKAGWPTAGTPDLTLKRANKYLQDSIVLMRKLLQKQILGSKKANKKGIPVASLTEDKLKGLIYVNEQFDGWKAECLKILQSKYDSKNRTFAPDKEIMEALQKSSVGQATNFKQTQKLCMPFLRFKKDEAITIGSHALDLKLPFGEIDVLQENLDLIKRQLALEEVEILSATDPDALAKAGSLTSLLSQNPPSPGNPTAIFLSK, translated from the exons ATGGCAACAGACAGCGGGAAAAGTTTTGCGAGGAGAGACCGATTATTGGAGATTGAGGCTAAGGCTAGGACTTGGTGGGAGGAAAGTGATGTTTTTAAAGCTGAAGCTGGTGAAAAGCCTCCTGAACAAGGTGAAAAGTTCTTTGGAAACTTCCCGTTTCCGTACATGAATGGGTATTTGCATCTAGGGCATGCATTTTCGCTTTCCAAGCTTGAATTCGCAGCAGCTTATCATAGACTGAGAGGGGCAAATGTTCTCTTGCCCTTCGGTTTCCACTGCACTGGTATGCCCATTAAGGCATCAGCTGATAAGCTTGCACGAGAAATTAAGATGTTTGGTGAACCACCGGTATTTCATAAAGaagttgaggaagaagaagaagagcgGCCAGCACCTGAGGACACCAGTGGTGCACCACCAGATAAGTTTAAGGGCAAGAAATCTAAGGCTGCGGCTAAATCTGGTGGACAGGTGTTCCAGTGGGAGATTATGCGCAGTTTTGGACTTTCTGATAGTGAGATATCAGAATTTCAGAATCCAGAAAAATGGCTCAAGTTTTTTCCTCCCTTGGCCAAGGAAGACTTGAGATCTTTTGGCTTGGGCTGTGACTGGAGGCGCTCCTTTGTCACTACAGAGATAAACCCATTTTTTGATTCCTTTGTAAAGTGGCAGATGAGGAAGTTAAAAGCCATGGGTAAGATCATTAAAGATGTGAGGTACACAATATACTCTCCCTTGGATGACCAGCCATGCGCTGATCATGATAGGTCGACTGGTGAAGGAGTTCAGCCCCAGGACTATACTCTTATCAAGATGGAGGTGCTGCCACCTTTCTCGTCTAAATTGAAATCTCTAACggataaaaacaaaaaggtgTTTCTGGTTGCGGCTACACTGAGACCAGAGACCATGTATGGGCAAACAAATGCATGGGTATTGCCAGATGGGAAGTATGGAGCATATGAAATTAATGATACTGATGTGTTTATTCTGACAGAGAGAGCAGCCCTTAACCTTGCCTATCAGAATTTCTCTAAGATCCCCAAGAAGACCAGCTGCTTGTTGGAGTTGACTGGTTCTGATTTGATTGGTCTTCCTTTAAAGTCTCCGCTTTCAGTTAATGAGGTCATATATGCACTTCCCATGTTAACCATTCTAACTGATAAAGGCACAGGGATTGTGACCAGTGTTCCTAGTGACGCCCCTGATGATTATATGGCACTGCATGATTTGAAAGCAAAACCAGCTCTCCGGGCTAAGTTTGGTGTGAAGGAGGAGTGGATTTATGATATTGTACCCATAATCAACATTCCTGAATTTGGAGATAAATCTGCTGAAAAAGTTTGCTTGGATCTGAAAATTAAAAGCCAGAATGAGAAAGATAAGCTTGCAGAAGCTAAGAGGTTGACATACTTGAGAGGATTCACAGAGGGCACGATGCTTGTTGGAGAATATGCTGGGAGAAAGGTCCAGGAAGCTAAGCCATTGCTTAGGAGTATGCTTATAGAAACAGGACAGGCAATTATGTATAGTGAGCCTGAAAAGCGGGTCATGTCAAGGTCAGGCGATGAATGTGTTGTGGCTCTAACAGACCAATGGTACATCACGTATGGAGAAGAAGAATGGAAGAAACTGACTGAGCAGTGCTTATCCAACATGAATCTCTATTCTGATGAGACACGACATGGCTTTGAGCACACTTTAAGTTGGCTAAATCAATGGGCTTGCTCACGATCTTTTGGCCTTGGAACCCGCATTCCTTGGGATTCAGAGTTCCTTGTCGAGTCATTATCTGATTCCACCATTTATATGGCTTATTACACAGTAGCTCACCTCTTGCATGAAGGGGACATGTATGGAAAAACTACTGGCCTGATAGAACCTGGACAAATGACAGATGAAGTCTGGGAATTTATCTTCTGTGATGGTCCATATCCCAAATCATCCAGTATCCCATCACCTATTCTTAACAAGATGAAGCAGGAGTTTGAATACTGGTACCCATTTGATCTTCGAGTTTCTGGTAAGGATCTCATCCAAAATCATTTGACATTCTGCATTTATAACCACACTGCTATTATGTCCAAGAAGCACTGGCCCCGTGGATTTAGGTGTAATGGGCATATAATGCTCAATTCTGAAAAGATGTCTAAGTCTACTGGTAATTTTAGGACATTGAAACAGGCCATTGAGGAATTTTCAGCAGATGCAACACGATTTTCTCTAGCTGATGCTGGGGATGGTGTTGACGatgcaaattttgtttttgacaCTGCAAATACTGGAATTCTTCGTTTGACTAAGGAGATCACATGGATGGAAGAGGTTTTGTGTGCAGAAACGTCTTTGAGAACAGGACTGGCATCAACTTATGCTGACAGGGTGTTTGAGAATGAGATAAATATTGCTGTAAAAATGACTGAACAGAATTATGCAAACTACATGTTTCGAGAAGCTCTTAAAACTGGTTTTTATGATCTTCAAGCTGCAAGGGATGAATACAGGTTCTCTTGTGGTGCTGGGGGTATGAACAGAGATTTGGTGTGGCGTTTTATGGATGTGCAGACGCGGCTTATTACTCCAATCTGCCCTCACTACGCAGAGTATGTTTGGAGGGAGCTCTTGAAGAAGGATGGTTTGGCAGTTAAAGCAGGTTGGCCTACAGCTGGCACTCCTGATCTGACCCTCAAGCGTGCTAATAAGTATTTGCAAGACTCGATTGTTTTGATGAGGAAGCTGCTTCAAAAGCAAATTCTGGGTTCAAAGAAAGCCAACAAGAAGGGGATTCCGGTTGCATCACTAACTGAGGACAAGTTAAAAGGCTTGATATATGTGAATGAGCAATTTGATGGATGGAAAGCAGAGTGCCTGAAGATACTCCAAAGCAAATACGACAGTAAGAATCGAACCTTTGCTCCAGACAAAGAGATAATGGAGGCCTTGCAAAAGAGCTCAGTTGGTCAGGCAACAAACTTTAAACAGACCCAAAAGCTTTGTATGCCTTTCTTGAGATTTAAGAAAGATGAGGCAATAACAATTGGTTCTCATGCTTTGGACTTGAAACTTCCTTTTGGAGAGATCGATGTCCTTCAGGAGAACTTGGACTTGATTAAGAGGCAGCTTGCACTTGAAGAGGTGGAAATATTATCTGCCACTGACCCTGATGCTCTTGCCAAAGCTGGTTCTCTTACTTCTCTTCTAAGCCAGAATCCTCCTTCCCCTGGAAATCCAACTGCAATCTTCTTGTCCAA GTAG
- the LOC123221238 gene encoding basic leucine zipper and W2 domain-containing protein 2-like, whose protein sequence is MSSKERPTLGGTRIKTRKRNIAAPLDPAAFSDAVVQIYLDNAGNLELIAKSLESSDLNFSRYGDTFFEVVFTGGRTQPGTTKPDEGERHPYSIIDCEPKREVISPSVIYIQKILRRKPFLIKNLENVMRRFLQSLELFEENERKKLAIFTALAFSQKLSGLPPETVFQPLLKDNLVGKGLVLTFVTDFFKEYLVDNSLDDLISILKRGKMEDNLLEFFPSGKRSPEGFSEHFTKEGLISLVDYNEKKIFEVKLKEMKSALTTQIAEETEISEVIETVKQRVKDAKLPDIEVVHILWDVLMDAVQWSGKNQQQNANMALRQVKTWAQLLNTFCTNAKLELELLYKVQMQCYEDAKLMKLFPEIVKSLYEQDVLAEDTILHWFRKGTNSKGRQTFVKALEPFMKWLEEAEEEE, encoded by the exons ATGAG CTCGAAGGAGAGACCCACTCTTGg TGGAACGCGGATTAAGACCCGCAAACGGAACATTGCAGCGCCTCTGGACCCTGCGGCTTTCTCGGATGCAGTGGTCCAGATATATCTGGATAATGCTGGTAATCTG GAACTTATTGCCAAGAGCCTTGAATCTTCTGACCTTAACTTCTCAAGATATGGTGACACCTTTTTCGAG GTTGTTTTCACAGGAGGCCGTACACAACCTGGAACAACAAAACCTGATGAGGGTGAGCGCCACCCCTATTCTATAATAGACTGTGAGCCCAAACGTGAAGTTATTTCACCATCTGTAATCTACATACAAAAGATCTTGCGGCGAAAGCCGTTTCTCATAAAGAATCTCGAAAATGTTATGCGAAGATTCTTGCAGTCCTTGGAGCTTTTTGAGGAAAATGAAAGGAAGAAGCTGGCAATTTTCACAGCCCTTGCATTCTCCCAGAAACTTTCAGGACTTCCTCCGGAGACTGTGTTCCAGCCACTCCTTAAGGATAATCTCGTTGGAAAAGGGCTAGTTCTTACATTTGTAACAGACTTCTTCAAGGAGTATCTGGTTGATAATAGCCTTGATGATTTAATCTCAATTCTGAAACGTGGTAAGATGGAGGACAATCTCCTGGAATTTTTCCCATCTGGGAAGCGGTCTCCTGAAGGTTTCTCTGAGCATTTCAC CAAGGAAGGATTGATTTCCTTGGTTGACTACAATGAGAAGAAGATATTTGAAGTGAAACTGAAGGAAATGAAATCTGCATTAACAACACAAATTGCAGAGGAGACCGAAATATCTGAAGTTATTGAAACTGTAAAGCAACGTGTCAAAGATGCTAAATTACCTGACATTGAGGTTGTGCACATACTGTGGGATGTCTTGATGGATGCAGTTCAGTGGTCTGGGAAGAATCAGCAGCAGAATGCTAATATGGCTCTTCGCCAG GTCAAAACATGGGCACAACTGTTAAACACCTTCTGTACCAATGCAAAACTTGAGCTGGAACTGTTATACAAAGTTCAGATGCAATGCTATGAGGATGCCAAGTTGATGAAGCTGTTCCCAGAGATTGTTAAGTCTCTTTATGAACAGGATGTGCTTGCTGAGGATACAATTCTTCACTGGTTCCGCAAAGGGACAAACTCCAAGGGCAG GCAAACCTTTGTGAAGGCTCTGGAGCCATTTATGAAGTGGCTGGAAGAAGCAGAGGAAGAGGAATGA